The Oryza brachyantha chromosome 6, ObraRS2, whole genome shotgun sequence region GTTCATCACCTAGAATCAAGAGGTgcatccatcccaaaatatggTTTTGATTTGTGCCCATTTGATCAGATACCAACTAAAAGCAGATTATCAAAACCATTGCTAGGTAATACTTACATTTtcaatcttctttttttaattattatacatGTAATCTCAAACCTTCTGTCTACAGATCTGATAGGAGTTATTAGCCATGTTGGGCCATATGATTATGCGGGCaaaacatcataaaaaaacagaaagctCAAAATCCGTAACAAAGAGTATGTATCACATACACAAAGTATATCATTATTCGCAAATCTATCTCGGAACATAATTTATACTTTTTGTGCCATCAATTTGTAGTGAATAGGAGCAAGAAATTGTACTATGGGGTGAATATGGAGAATCTTTTGATGAAGCTTTTGTGCTACAAAAATCAACAAACCAAAAATTAGTAGTAGCTATACTTGCTGGATTTACAGCAGGGACTTATTTAGGTCTGTCACTCAAATGACTTATTTGTACATCTCTCATAACAAAAATTGCTCATTTTCTTATGTGCTATAATTTGAAAAAGGCAAAACAGAAGCTTCATCAAGTTCAGcaacacaaatatattttgactCCAATATAACAAAGATCGTTGAGTATCAAACCAGGTaacttatatagttttttccatactgaattttatttttatttagtttaaaaatgcATCAATCTCCCTTGAAGCTATCAATGGAATATTCCAACTCTCCAACAACAAATGCCTCGAATTGAGCATTTAACTCCACTTCAAGCAGCTGGTAAATTGTACAAACTTCAAGAAATATTAGAAATGCCAATTTCTTCTTTCGAGGTAAGCCATTCACACTACATCACCAAATAAATTGCTTATCTAACTAAATAATCattttaatatatcttatacaATAGGGAGGGAATTCATACAGTTGCATTGCAAATGTATCAACAATAGTGCCATATACAAATTGGTActacaaaatatgaaaaacctGTAGTGCATCATACAATAACAACTCTGACACTCCAAGATGTCAATGCCAACATTCGATGCCAAAACCAATGTATGTGACAtctataaaactattttttcttattaactAATTTGTCTTGCATTTCCACAAACAAATCTAATATACCTAAACAAACTTTCAAGTACAAACTTCCTTTAACAATTACAGATGAATTAGGAACTATGGATGCAATTGCATTCAACAATGTGGCTGAGGATTTGGTTGAAATCAACGCTACTCAAGCTACCCagaatatgaaaaatgatgCAACAGAGCATGCCATAGCTCTTGATACAGCTATTGGGAAAACAAGACTATTTCACATTGGCATGAATACAAAGTACTCTTCACACTTCTCTATCAATTATGTCCTCAAGAAGAGTTATCCTactgaaaatgaaaataaaactttgatgCTACCTGCTCTGAGAAATATACATGTAACAACGGTATACAAGTGTTTGTTCTTACCATACCTTTTACCAGCcttctatattttgaaataaaatgattttttagaaaTCAGACAACAAACAAGTGCCAACAAATGAAGAGCAGACCATCATGGAACATAACAGGTTAACCAACATATGccttttttcttattatattttgcttaatatttctatatttattactacAACTACTAGCAGCAAAGAAAACCAACATCCTACTACGCCACCACCCCCACAACCTCCAACAACAACTCTAGACAGCACAGTAAACCAAATTATACCTTCAGCAAAAAGAACTCTTTAGTTTGAAAAAGGAGGTACACATTGATCAGCTAAGGTACTGTATTGATACAAGAGGTTCTTTTTTCTAGAATACAACTATTCTTCAACTAAATtccttttatatatgcatcagCCCAGCAATTGCAAACACTGTTCAAGTTCTTTCTCCAGAGCCAAATTGCAAGCgccataaaaaaatgtaagtaCACTCCTTAAGTTTTGGTCTATAAACATGTGTGTGTTACTACTAATTTGATTGCTAAATTTAGAATAGAAAGCTCCACCAACGCAGAGGAAACCCAACAACAGCACCCCAAAACAGATGATCAACGGCCATCAGGTCAGAAAGAACAGGTACAACTCTTCAAATCCTTAAAAATTGTCCTCCTATGTATGCTTTAATCAAAATTGCAAAACTTCAACAACATGACCTTTGAtcattaacatatattttctttaaaaaatcaaacctaCACCAAATCTTCATCATCACTATTGACgattttcttcaaaaatttAGACCTGCACCAAATCTGTCACCATCACTGCTAACTTATGTTGACAACCATTCCTTGCAATTTTACTATCAAAACCAACCAGATTTCAAATATAGCTTTTATAGCTAATCGGTATGTTATCCTCGGTAATAAAAGACTCAAGGTATTATTCTTAATCATATATGATTCTGCaataaatgagaaaacaataaatagtCTCCATATTATCACCACAAACCTATCACCATCACCACTGAAATACTATAAGAATCACCCACAACACCGGAACATGTACATTGCTTATACCATAGTCCTTCCTtcacaaaattttttctaCCAACACAACGTCCATTACCAACACAGATGGACCAACAGCCAGAAAAAAATAGGTTAGCTCCCACTATCCAGGTTCAGCTATAGCTTCCTAATTATATAGATTTcagacttatattttatatgtaacatGTTTCATACACCAGTACTCTGTacattatatatgtctatatgtgtacataatcaaacatattactCTTCTTCAGGAACCATGAGGCACGACTCACTCACAACAACTACCTCCAAGCAGTTTCCAAGATGACTGCATCCAAATCAACATCTATTTCTATCACTGTCCAAGGGAAAGCATCCACCAATGCCCTCTCTAAGCTGCAGCCAACTCAAGCTCATATTCTGAactacatgaaaaataagcttCCTCACATGCATATCATTCTCGATGAAGAAAATGTGAAAAACAATGAGATTTAGTACTTATATACTATTACTAGATATCTACTATTTCTAGCTTACAGTATTTACTACCTACCTACAGTGTGCTGTaatcaaataaagaaaacttacttttatatttgcatatatttcACTCAGCTTATATATACCCAGTTATCTGGTGAAGATCTTGAGGTTCCTAAAAATATTCTGCTTCCACTGTTTCCATTATAAGTCTGACAGATGTTGTGATTGTGACTATAAATTTGCAACTCCTTCGACTTCAAACGAGTTGTCCCGGGATCGTTGGTTGAAGCCAGATGGTGTAATGTAAGtaatctttatatatacttcTATACATGCAAACTCTTCATTCTCTGAAAAGTGAACAGTGGATGAAAAATGTGAAACATTGTTCTGCTGACTGCAATCTATTTGTTGACGATACTGACTCTTATTatgggatcaatatgtgaaaaaaaaagcaatttagacaaatttcaataattatatttgttaacTTTTAGTAACTATCAAGAATCAGATCGTGATAAAGATAAAGATCAAGGTGCTTGCAACATATATTTCATAAGTCTAACTCATTTCATGTGTTGTGTAATATAGGATCCATGGAttaaattgtttgtttttttcctaagaTCTCAGCataaaagaataatgaatggaAATTAGCGTTTCATGTGTGTTTTCCAGCAAGTTCAGTGTGCATATTTTGTAtatcagtttatttttaggttCATACAATCTGATTGTTCATACTTACATGCATATTTCATCTTTTCTAATGTGTCCACCGCAACGCGCGGGGTTTCATCTAGTATAATGGATATTCCATAGAGTAGAAAAAATGTTAGGAGGCCAAGGTGTCTTTCTATTATATAATCCTTGGATGaaacacacatttttttaagaaaatggtaaaaaactcTTGGGAGACCGAGGTGTCTTTCTATTATATAATCCTTGGAtgaaacacatatttttttaagaatggtatTAAATTCTTGGGAGACCCAAAGGTGTTAGTGAGCCCAGATCATTGCATTAGGTCATGGCAAACAGTTAATTAGTCAAGCATGTTATGAAGTAAAACTAGATAGTTCGATCAGCTGTTGATGCAATATTCATGTCAGTTATTATTTTACATTATTTACATATACCACTGTGGCAAATAAAGTGCATATATGTTTGAAGGACTTTACGTCTTTATTTTGTCCATCATGTTTGTTTAACTTTCCTCGTTTTTATGCCAGGACAAAAGCTAGCAATTCTTTGTTTAGGATttgttgtgtgtgtgtctatatatatatatatatatatatcaagactaatatgtgcaccccttagtataagctattctacatCTCCTCCCTTAATCCCTTTCAAGGCCTCCCAAAGCCTATCCCACCTCTCACCCCTTTTCCTAGGTCCAAAAATCATCCCCACCTTGATTAAAGATTGGTTAAAAGAGTTTCTCTCGTAGGTCAACCCCTTTATGAGCTTTTACTCATGTCTATCTAAGCACATCCCTCGTCTTACAGGAATTCTGCAGTAACATAAGGGCAAAAAACAGTAATACGATGACTAATTCacagtaacaacgtcgaaacatacccatgagAGATCTACTCTTTTGAAACACTTTTTTCTAACAACGTGATACaaacgtttttaaaaaaataatatatgaggtgagagttaaaattgtttaaagtttgaaatcttaaaaaatatctatagaatttgtattagtatataCTAATGCTATGGCAATAACTGCAGTAACGCTATAACATTatgttaatataaaatatgtgtattgttactgcataattGCAAAAACATAGTGatataagtgcagtaacataTATGTTGTTACTACACAATTACAGTAACGTCATGATACAAGTATAGTAACATTATGATCGAAATGCAGTAACACGAGATGTGACTGCATACTATTGCTACAGTACAACTAATATATGTGGGAgagctaaaatattgtattcccaatctttagagagcaatatctcatgtatcttatattattttttaaaaccgttttTACTACAgtggttaaaaaattatgatttaaaaaactagatcagTCATGgtgttgttactgtattttataagacatattactgtatttttgccttcgtgttactgcacttttcaGATAGACGGGACTGGACAAAGGTGGGGTGGGGAGGAAGGTCAAAGGATAGGTTTGACCGGCGGGGAAGAGGTTTGACCAAATCATGAGAGAGGTTTTGAGGCCTTGGAAAGGGATGGGAGGTGGGTTTGGGCCCTGTGAGAAGACGGGGGacatagaatagcttattctaagtagggtgcacatattagttttactctgtatatatatatatcaccatTGAAAACTACTTATTTCTGATAGTTTTTTCAATGGAACAGTATTTGTGATAGTTCAAAGCTAAGTCAATTACGAAAATATCGAACAATAATTTCTGATATTGGATGAAGCAACCATGCACACATATCTTATTACCAACGTGTGACAAAATAATGTCACATCTCTACTTAATACACTTCGATTCTGCACTTAATACTACAATacagtttatttaaaaagcaGGCAGGCATGCATATTCATGACAGCATGCACACTTAAGAGccgccatgcatgcacaccaAGTGGGGGATCGAGCTTAATTATTCTAGCCATTATAGGTAGGAGCTTTATGCATGATAGATACggctatatatacatacatacatacacacatacaccatatatatatatatattatatagttgGCAAGCTCAAGCAAGCTATAGACTCTTGGACTTGAGCAATtaagctaataattaattaataattaagtacgtagatgatgatgatcagGTTGGCCTTCTGCCACCAGTGCCAGTGGGCCGCTGGCAGTTGAAgtagacggcggcgacgggcttGCCCAGGTTGAAGCGGCGCGCGAAGCTGCGGAGGTTGAAGTTCTGGCGCACCTGCGGCGCGAACACGGTGCCGCGCCCCAGCTGCTGGTACAGCACCATCACCATGCGGTGTATGCCCATCGTCGGGCTCGGGCTCTCGTACGTCACGATCTCCCGCCCTGCATgtattccatatatatatgtatttatatatgtgatggTGGTCAGATATCGcgcgttatatatatatatatatatattctagctATAGTGAGTTACAACTCACGGACTGCTCTGTGAGTCGGggtcaaaaacatatcaaatcacctctaaatttggatttatatAGCTCGCTAGATTCTTTGTATTAAAATCTTGTAGtacgtaattttttttatttttggagatttcGAAGTATTtgtttaagatttttaaaagtgattgtaaatatatatatatgtatatatatatatgtatgtatgtatatatgtatgtatgtatgaatTACCAAGATAAAATTTCTTCATTTCAAGAAGATTTCACATCCAGTTTATTTGAAGAGTTTTTCTTTACCTCTTTGAAAAAACAGCTtaagttaccaaaaatttCGGTACCGTACGTACCTCAACatacttttcaagaatggtAGAGAAACccttatttgaaattaatcAAGTGTggaaaaaagggagagaaTGAAGGTTGTATGTCCAGTAAGTAtgtgtattttatatttctgtgATCCTGTTgttcggatttttttttatttgtaatttaaCATGGGTTTGAAAGTGTagttgaaattttatagataacagTTTCAGATGACAATTTTGCGCTATTTCAATATATGTCGATATGAATGCATCTTGTGAGCTTTAGATCTACTTTGTCGTGTacatcagttttttttaccaaatctACTTGAGATTTCTTAACTTAGGGCCCATAACAATACAACTTTAATTTATGATGTATGAATTTTATGTCAGTACACACCAAGCACTAAGCAGCATTTCGGCTagctaaacatatatacctaTCTATCTAGATGCCAGTATAGTGGcctataattaattgatatcCAAAATAAGGACCTTAGATTAAAGTGGGGAATGACTGATTTTTGAAACTTATCATTCCATCTAGTTACAACGTTTTGTCaacaaacataaatgaaaCTTAAGCATTTTGCAAGCTTCATGTACTTTCCATATATGAAGGAACAACTCAATATAAGCAACTTAGGAGCTAGGTAATTGCTAGGAATACATGAATGCAATAGTTATGTATGCTTGACGCCCTGGATACAGCATGAGTGTACTCACCAAAACTATCATCTGTTGATGAAGGGATATCAGTCACCATCCTGACATATATATTGACATGCAGCTAGTTAGACCACTGACCAATGTGACACATGAAGCAGTAGAACATTACAATAACATTTTTGCAAGACTACAGCTTACCAATGCAGGTATTCCCTCAAGGTCGGGTTGCTGGGATTGGGCGCATCAGGATCCACCATAACCTAATTGATTTACAGTTCACACAAACACATGGTCAAAATGTCAGCTgggattaattaaaaataagccTGTGTATTTGTGGTCTGGGTGGCTGGAAAAAGTGCCTCATTAATTTAGGTTTAGTAATTAATCTTGCTGCTCAGTTGGCTTAACCAGACACATTGCAACGAGCTAGCTAGGCCAAGGTTTGTCATGGCTAGTGGAGCTGTTGTTTTCTTGGTCTGTCCAACCTCGGGAGCTCCAAAGATTTAAGAAAAAGTACATAGCAAACACCATggctatgtatatatatgcatgacatagcatgcatgcatcaaatGACTCGATCTTTTGGACCGGGTGTGAAGTATATAGTTCGAATGGGCTTACTAGGGTATAGGCAAATCGGAAATCATCGCCACCAATCTCAACTCTAGGTTTCGCCGAGACAGCCGATGAACGGAACTCCTTGCCATTAAACACAGGCCTCCCATCATACATCACAGTCAGAGGCACTGAGCTTGTGAACTGGTCCAAGACATCTCCAACTATATGGCTCCTTGTCAATGAGTCATTTGCCATGATATATTTAGAGAGAGAGGCAGAGAGATGCAGCTAGATAGCTAGCTCCAAGTGCTAATTGGCCTTGCAATGGCTTGTTGGGAGAAAACTGACTAGGTTTTGCCGGTACTTATAGTGGCCTCTACTGCATGGATGCTGTCTCATTGCGCACACATGTGATTCCCGTTTTATCAATTTCTACAGTATTTGGATCTACTTTTCTCTCCAAGATGCTCTTCTGATTGTTTTGACAG contains the following coding sequences:
- the LOC102717257 gene encoding protein HEADING DATE 3A-like isoform X2, coding for MFRRRRVSAVGCALVNCSTECAGGGDRRDGAFVPDELFPQVMVDPDAPNPSNPTLREYLHWMVTDIPSSTDDSFGREIVTYESPSPTMGIHRMVMVLYQQLGRGTVFAPQVRQNFNLRSFARRFNLGKPVAAVYFNCQRPTGTGGRRPT
- the LOC102717257 gene encoding protein HEADING DATE 3A-like isoform X1, producing MANDSLTRSHIVGDVLDQFTSSVPLTVMYDGRPVFNGKEFRSSAVSAKPRVEIGGDDFRFAYTLVMVDPDAPNPSNPTLREYLHWMVTDIPSSTDDSFGREIVTYESPSPTMGIHRMVMVLYQQLGRGTVFAPQVRQNFNLRSFARRFNLGKPVAAVYFNCQRPTGTGGRRPT